In Erpetoichthys calabaricus chromosome 4, fErpCal1.3, whole genome shotgun sequence, one genomic interval encodes:
- the LOC114649913 gene encoding serine rich and transmembrane domain containing 1, protein MSSTGFPAEENHSFVSENGTFLKLMPTSLSTAVDSTSTHLENVYVYVSIFLSLLVFLLVLLIIALHRLKNIITSSSSYPECTSDGGSSFTNLEICSLSSQRSAVSSLSS, encoded by the coding sequence atgtcttcAACTGGATTTCCTGCGGAAGAGAATCACAGCTTTGTGTCTGAAAACGGAACTTTTCTAAAACTCATGCCTACGTCTTTATCCACTGCGGTGGACTCTACCTCTACGCACTTGGAAAACGTCTATGTATACGTTTCCATTTTCTTATCTCTTCTGGTGTTTCTCTTAGTGTTGCTCATAATTGCTCTGCATAGACTGAAGAATATCATCACTTCCAGTTCATCCTACCCAGAATGCACCAGTGACGGAGGGAGTTCTTTCACCAACTTAGAGATTTGCAGCCTTTCTTCTCAAAGATCTGCAGTTTCATCCCTCTCttcataa